The proteins below are encoded in one region of Ostrea edulis chromosome 3, xbOstEdul1.1, whole genome shotgun sequence:
- the LOC125675100 gene encoding BTB/POZ domain-containing protein KCTD20-like isoform X1 → MAYRRHKHQKSRSKYESNSSDTDYYSETEDRKKTCIKSTSCLGTPKSKPCLVNRSRTHSLETASSNDDGDIHVMSDNESSHSRCGFHTRNMLFCGGDQDCLVKPKCSFDPRDSLVAGIAKANVGCNSPRLGERLTLVVDETRFIVDQDLFRAHPNTMLGSMCTACKFDNIEIFEKTKEECYIMFTSSMENNLIRPNERGEYEVADGISACVFRAILEYYKSGMIRCPPSVTVRELREACDYLLIPFDANTVKCQNLRGLLHELSNEGARQQFDALLEELLLPQMVQCAQNGDRECHIVVLTDEDILDWDDDYPPQTLGEEYSQIVYSTHLYRFFKYIENRDVAKQVLKERGLKKIRLGIEGYPTNKEKVRKRPGGRPEVIYNYVQRPFIRMSWEKEEAKSRHVDFQCVKSKSLSNLSSVGDTAPPDQGIVQQQQDGSIHVIPPQPSPSEPFPQVQLPPEGDAD, encoded by the exons ATGGCCTATCGTCGCCACAAACATCAGAAAAGCAGAAGTAAATACGAGAGTAACAGTAGCGACACGGATTATTATTCTGAAACGGAGGACAGAAAGAAAACTTGTATCAAAAGTACCAG CTGCCTAGGAACTCCCAAATCTAAGCCTTGCTTAGTGAACAGATCTAGAACACATAGCTTAGAAACTGCCAGCAGTAATGACGACGGAGACATCCATGTAATGTCCGACAACGAGAGcagtcacagtaggtgtggtttCCACACACGCAACATGCTGTTTTGTGGGGGTGACCAGGATTGTCTCGTGAAACCAAAGTGTAGCTTTGACCCGCGGGACAGCCTTGTAGCTGGTATTGCCAAGGCCAATGTCGGTTGCAACAGTCCTAGACTTGGAGAGAGGCTGACCTTGGTTGTAGATGAGACTCGTTTTATTGTAGACCAGGATCTTTTCCGAGCACATCCAAACACAATGCTTGGCAG TATGTGTACAGCATGTAAATTTGACAACATAGAGATATTTGAAAAGACCAAGGaagaatgttacat AATGTTTACTTCTTCCATGGAAAATAATTTGATACGTCCCAATGAGAGAGGGGAGTATGAGGTGGCTGATGGGATATCTGCTTGTGTGTTCAGAGCTATTCTG GAGTACTACAAATCTGGCATGATTCGCTGCCCGCCCAGTGTGACGGTGAGAGAGCTGAGGGAGGCGTGTGACTATCTCCTGATTCCATTCGATGCCAACACTGTCAAATGTCAAAATCTGA GGGGTCTTCTCCATGAGCTCTCCAATGAGGGTGCTAGACAGCAGTTTGATGCCCTTCTGGAAGAGTTACTGCTTCCCCAAATGGTCCAGTGTGCCcag AACGGAGACCGCGAGTGCCATATTGTGGTGTTGACTGATGAGGATATTTTGGATTGGGATGATGACTACCCTCCACAAACGCTGGGCGAGGAGTATTCTCAGA TTGTGTACAGCACTCACTTATATAGATTTTTCAAGTACATCGAGAACAGAGATGTCGCCAAGCAGGTGCTCAAGGAAAGGGGACTGAAGAAAATCCGACTTGGAATAGAAG GTTACCCAACCAACAAAGAGAAAGTCAGAAAGCGTCCAGGTGGCAGACCGGAAG TGATATACAATTATGTCCAAAGACCGTTCATCCGCATGTCGTGGGAGAAAGAGGAAGCCAAAAGTCGCCATGTAGATTTTCAATGCGTGAAGAGCAAGTCATTGTCCAACTTATCCTCAGTTGGTGACACAGCCCCTCCTGACCAGGGCATCGTTCAACAACAACAGGATGGGAGCATCCACGTCATTCCTCCCCAGCCCTCCCCATCAGAACCCTTCCCCCAGGTACAGCTTCCCCCTGAAGGAGATGCTGACTGA
- the LOC125675100 gene encoding BTB/POZ domain-containing protein 10-like isoform X2: MAYRRHKHQKSRSKYESNSSDTDYYSETEDRKKTCIKSTSCLGTPKSKPCLVNRSRTHSLETASSNDDGDIHVMSDNESSHSRCGFHTRNMLFCGGDQDCLVKPKCSFDPRDSLVAGIAKANVGCNSPRLGERLTLVVDETRFIVDQDLFRAHPNTMLGRMFTSSMENNLIRPNERGEYEVADGISACVFRAILEYYKSGMIRCPPSVTVRELREACDYLLIPFDANTVKCQNLRGLLHELSNEGARQQFDALLEELLLPQMVQCAQNGDRECHIVVLTDEDILDWDDDYPPQTLGEEYSQIVYSTHLYRFFKYIENRDVAKQVLKERGLKKIRLGIEGYPTNKEKVRKRPGGRPEVIYNYVQRPFIRMSWEKEEAKSRHVDFQCVKSKSLSNLSSVGDTAPPDQGIVQQQQDGSIHVIPPQPSPSEPFPQVQLPPEGDAD; encoded by the exons ATGGCCTATCGTCGCCACAAACATCAGAAAAGCAGAAGTAAATACGAGAGTAACAGTAGCGACACGGATTATTATTCTGAAACGGAGGACAGAAAGAAAACTTGTATCAAAAGTACCAG CTGCCTAGGAACTCCCAAATCTAAGCCTTGCTTAGTGAACAGATCTAGAACACATAGCTTAGAAACTGCCAGCAGTAATGACGACGGAGACATCCATGTAATGTCCGACAACGAGAGcagtcacagtaggtgtggtttCCACACACGCAACATGCTGTTTTGTGGGGGTGACCAGGATTGTCTCGTGAAACCAAAGTGTAGCTTTGACCCGCGGGACAGCCTTGTAGCTGGTATTGCCAAGGCCAATGTCGGTTGCAACAGTCCTAGACTTGGAGAGAGGCTGACCTTGGTTGTAGATGAGACTCGTTTTATTGTAGACCAGGATCTTTTCCGAGCACATCCAAACACAATGCTTGGCAG AATGTTTACTTCTTCCATGGAAAATAATTTGATACGTCCCAATGAGAGAGGGGAGTATGAGGTGGCTGATGGGATATCTGCTTGTGTGTTCAGAGCTATTCTG GAGTACTACAAATCTGGCATGATTCGCTGCCCGCCCAGTGTGACGGTGAGAGAGCTGAGGGAGGCGTGTGACTATCTCCTGATTCCATTCGATGCCAACACTGTCAAATGTCAAAATCTGA GGGGTCTTCTCCATGAGCTCTCCAATGAGGGTGCTAGACAGCAGTTTGATGCCCTTCTGGAAGAGTTACTGCTTCCCCAAATGGTCCAGTGTGCCcag AACGGAGACCGCGAGTGCCATATTGTGGTGTTGACTGATGAGGATATTTTGGATTGGGATGATGACTACCCTCCACAAACGCTGGGCGAGGAGTATTCTCAGA TTGTGTACAGCACTCACTTATATAGATTTTTCAAGTACATCGAGAACAGAGATGTCGCCAAGCAGGTGCTCAAGGAAAGGGGACTGAAGAAAATCCGACTTGGAATAGAAG GTTACCCAACCAACAAAGAGAAAGTCAGAAAGCGTCCAGGTGGCAGACCGGAAG TGATATACAATTATGTCCAAAGACCGTTCATCCGCATGTCGTGGGAGAAAGAGGAAGCCAAAAGTCGCCATGTAGATTTTCAATGCGTGAAGAGCAAGTCATTGTCCAACTTATCCTCAGTTGGTGACACAGCCCCTCCTGACCAGGGCATCGTTCAACAACAACAGGATGGGAGCATCCACGTCATTCCTCCCCAGCCCTCCCCATCAGAACCCTTCCCCCAGGTACAGCTTCCCCCTGAAGGAGATGCTGACTGA
- the LOC125675100 gene encoding BTB/POZ domain-containing protein 10-like isoform X3, giving the protein MRMKSCLGTPKSKPCLVNRSRTHSLETASSNDDGDIHVMSDNESSHSRCGFHTRNMLFCGGDQDCLVKPKCSFDPRDSLVAGIAKANVGCNSPRLGERLTLVVDETRFIVDQDLFRAHPNTMLGSMCTACKFDNIEIFEKTKEECYIMFTSSMENNLIRPNERGEYEVADGISACVFRAILEYYKSGMIRCPPSVTVRELREACDYLLIPFDANTVKCQNLRGLLHELSNEGARQQFDALLEELLLPQMVQCAQNGDRECHIVVLTDEDILDWDDDYPPQTLGEEYSQIVYSTHLYRFFKYIENRDVAKQVLKERGLKKIRLGIEGYPTNKEKVRKRPGGRPEVIYNYVQRPFIRMSWEKEEAKSRHVDFQCVKSKSLSNLSSVGDTAPPDQGIVQQQQDGSIHVIPPQPSPSEPFPQVQLPPEGDAD; this is encoded by the exons ATGAGGATGAAAAG CTGCCTAGGAACTCCCAAATCTAAGCCTTGCTTAGTGAACAGATCTAGAACACATAGCTTAGAAACTGCCAGCAGTAATGACGACGGAGACATCCATGTAATGTCCGACAACGAGAGcagtcacagtaggtgtggtttCCACACACGCAACATGCTGTTTTGTGGGGGTGACCAGGATTGTCTCGTGAAACCAAAGTGTAGCTTTGACCCGCGGGACAGCCTTGTAGCTGGTATTGCCAAGGCCAATGTCGGTTGCAACAGTCCTAGACTTGGAGAGAGGCTGACCTTGGTTGTAGATGAGACTCGTTTTATTGTAGACCAGGATCTTTTCCGAGCACATCCAAACACAATGCTTGGCAG TATGTGTACAGCATGTAAATTTGACAACATAGAGATATTTGAAAAGACCAAGGaagaatgttacat AATGTTTACTTCTTCCATGGAAAATAATTTGATACGTCCCAATGAGAGAGGGGAGTATGAGGTGGCTGATGGGATATCTGCTTGTGTGTTCAGAGCTATTCTG GAGTACTACAAATCTGGCATGATTCGCTGCCCGCCCAGTGTGACGGTGAGAGAGCTGAGGGAGGCGTGTGACTATCTCCTGATTCCATTCGATGCCAACACTGTCAAATGTCAAAATCTGA GGGGTCTTCTCCATGAGCTCTCCAATGAGGGTGCTAGACAGCAGTTTGATGCCCTTCTGGAAGAGTTACTGCTTCCCCAAATGGTCCAGTGTGCCcag AACGGAGACCGCGAGTGCCATATTGTGGTGTTGACTGATGAGGATATTTTGGATTGGGATGATGACTACCCTCCACAAACGCTGGGCGAGGAGTATTCTCAGA TTGTGTACAGCACTCACTTATATAGATTTTTCAAGTACATCGAGAACAGAGATGTCGCCAAGCAGGTGCTCAAGGAAAGGGGACTGAAGAAAATCCGACTTGGAATAGAAG GTTACCCAACCAACAAAGAGAAAGTCAGAAAGCGTCCAGGTGGCAGACCGGAAG TGATATACAATTATGTCCAAAGACCGTTCATCCGCATGTCGTGGGAGAAAGAGGAAGCCAAAAGTCGCCATGTAGATTTTCAATGCGTGAAGAGCAAGTCATTGTCCAACTTATCCTCAGTTGGTGACACAGCCCCTCCTGACCAGGGCATCGTTCAACAACAACAGGATGGGAGCATCCACGTCATTCCTCCCCAGCCCTCCCCATCAGAACCCTTCCCCCAGGTACAGCTTCCCCCTGAAGGAGATGCTGACTGA
- the LOC125675100 gene encoding BTB/POZ domain-containing protein 10-like isoform X4: MRMKSCLGTPKSKPCLVNRSRTHSLETASSNDDGDIHVMSDNESSHSRCGFHTRNMLFCGGDQDCLVKPKCSFDPRDSLVAGIAKANVGCNSPRLGERLTLVVDETRFIVDQDLFRAHPNTMLGRMFTSSMENNLIRPNERGEYEVADGISACVFRAILEYYKSGMIRCPPSVTVRELREACDYLLIPFDANTVKCQNLRGLLHELSNEGARQQFDALLEELLLPQMVQCAQNGDRECHIVVLTDEDILDWDDDYPPQTLGEEYSQIVYSTHLYRFFKYIENRDVAKQVLKERGLKKIRLGIEGYPTNKEKVRKRPGGRPEVIYNYVQRPFIRMSWEKEEAKSRHVDFQCVKSKSLSNLSSVGDTAPPDQGIVQQQQDGSIHVIPPQPSPSEPFPQVQLPPEGDAD, translated from the exons ATGAGGATGAAAAG CTGCCTAGGAACTCCCAAATCTAAGCCTTGCTTAGTGAACAGATCTAGAACACATAGCTTAGAAACTGCCAGCAGTAATGACGACGGAGACATCCATGTAATGTCCGACAACGAGAGcagtcacagtaggtgtggtttCCACACACGCAACATGCTGTTTTGTGGGGGTGACCAGGATTGTCTCGTGAAACCAAAGTGTAGCTTTGACCCGCGGGACAGCCTTGTAGCTGGTATTGCCAAGGCCAATGTCGGTTGCAACAGTCCTAGACTTGGAGAGAGGCTGACCTTGGTTGTAGATGAGACTCGTTTTATTGTAGACCAGGATCTTTTCCGAGCACATCCAAACACAATGCTTGGCAG AATGTTTACTTCTTCCATGGAAAATAATTTGATACGTCCCAATGAGAGAGGGGAGTATGAGGTGGCTGATGGGATATCTGCTTGTGTGTTCAGAGCTATTCTG GAGTACTACAAATCTGGCATGATTCGCTGCCCGCCCAGTGTGACGGTGAGAGAGCTGAGGGAGGCGTGTGACTATCTCCTGATTCCATTCGATGCCAACACTGTCAAATGTCAAAATCTGA GGGGTCTTCTCCATGAGCTCTCCAATGAGGGTGCTAGACAGCAGTTTGATGCCCTTCTGGAAGAGTTACTGCTTCCCCAAATGGTCCAGTGTGCCcag AACGGAGACCGCGAGTGCCATATTGTGGTGTTGACTGATGAGGATATTTTGGATTGGGATGATGACTACCCTCCACAAACGCTGGGCGAGGAGTATTCTCAGA TTGTGTACAGCACTCACTTATATAGATTTTTCAAGTACATCGAGAACAGAGATGTCGCCAAGCAGGTGCTCAAGGAAAGGGGACTGAAGAAAATCCGACTTGGAATAGAAG GTTACCCAACCAACAAAGAGAAAGTCAGAAAGCGTCCAGGTGGCAGACCGGAAG TGATATACAATTATGTCCAAAGACCGTTCATCCGCATGTCGTGGGAGAAAGAGGAAGCCAAAAGTCGCCATGTAGATTTTCAATGCGTGAAGAGCAAGTCATTGTCCAACTTATCCTCAGTTGGTGACACAGCCCCTCCTGACCAGGGCATCGTTCAACAACAACAGGATGGGAGCATCCACGTCATTCCTCCCCAGCCCTCCCCATCAGAACCCTTCCCCCAGGTACAGCTTCCCCCTGAAGGAGATGCTGACTGA
- the LOC125675702 gene encoding WASH complex subunit 3-like — translation MDADGLPLVGSGVDYTKVEAIQQKRTIAFINHFITHTASFLNRFSCVCEEKLEHLSNRIQNLEITLSLLETKLSSIPGLDSVTAPTVASETPASTSAPGAPPAPAAPLAQGAPPPPPTQDDGPPPPPPEEETPSNPVSKDPRYAKFFKMLQVGVPAPAVKNKMKAEGLDDSLLDTPDAPAPPEQKKADSDSDEFGDSDDDSMSD, via the exons ATGGACGCTGACGGGCTTCCTTTGGTGGGGTCCGGGGTGGACTATACTAAG GTTGAGGCTATTCAGCAGAAGAGAACCATTGCctttattaatcattttatcaCTCACACGGCAAGCTTCCTTAACCGATTCTCATGTGTTTGTGAAGAGAAATTAGAACATCTGTCCAACAGAATACAAAATCTGGAAATTACTTTAAGCCTACTGGAGACAAAG CTGTCTTCCATTCCTGGGCTTGACAGTGTGACTGCGCCAACAGTTGCCTCAGAAACTCCAGCCTCCACCTCAGCACCAGGTGCCCCACCAGCCCCAGCTGCACCACTTGCCCAGGGGGCTCCACCTCCACCC CCGACCCAGGATGATGGTCCTCCTCCCCCACCTCCAGAGGAAGAAACACCCTCCAATCCTGTTTCCAAAGACCCCAGATATGccaaattcttcaaaatgttaCAAGTG GGTGTACCAGCACCAgcagtgaaaaacaaaatgaaagctGAGGGACTAGACGATTCTTTGCTGGA CACTCCTGATGCCCCAGCCCCTCCAGAACAAAAGAAAGCAGACAGTGACAGTGATGAGTTTGGGGACAGTGATGATGACAGCATGAGTGATTAA